A stretch of the Streptomyces venezuelae genome encodes the following:
- a CDS encoding FAD-binding and (Fe-S)-binding domain-containing protein, which yields MTGLERALRAAVRGTVDFGAAARALATMDASNYRRVPVGVVAPRDAEDVAAVLRVCAEQGVPVVPRGGGTSIGGQATGTGIVIDFTRHMAGLLALDPAARTAVVQPGLVLDSLRAAAAPHGLTFGPDPSTRSRCTLGGMIGNNACGPHSVAWGSTADQVAELTVLTYGQAPEARRIGTGWAGAPAGLRPLIEDHLALLRTRMPADFGRRISGYALDALLPERGVGLARAFCGGEGTLGVVTEAVVRLVETPPAPALAVLGYADESAAADAAAGLLPYGPLTVEGMAADLLRGEPVGLPRGGAWLFVEMPDAVAALALVRAADAVDAVVVADPAGQRALWRIREDAAGTATRLPGGGEAWPGWEDCAVPPARLGAYLRAFRELTAAHGLRGAPYGHFGEGCVHVRLDFDLVSAAGVARFRAFSSDLADLVVAHGGSLSGEHGDGQARAELLPRMYGEEIVGLFAAYKDVWDPAGGMNPGILARPARLDENLRFAVLPRTGLAREVARCVGVAKCRSTGGTAGPEVMCPSYRVTGEEQHSTRGRARLLHEMLAGEVITDGWRSAEVREALDLCLGCKGCLSDCPVGVDMATYKSEFLHRHWSGRLRPLSHYILGGLPAWLHLLARLHATRLAGLLTRLPAVPRLAGLTPHRPLPPLAPIPFTRQWRATGMPAVPGPTAVLWPDTFTEYLAPEAGIAATRVLTAAGVGLRLPPGRVCCGLTYISTGRLNRARAVLRRTLDTMDALDTVDGAGGGPLVVLEPSCAAALRTDLPRLLPEDPRAARLAASVRTFAEALEELAPTWQPPRLDRPVAGQTHCHQHAVLGDAADRRLRERAGLVGELSGGCCGLAGNFGFEPGHHQVSVACAGEQLLPALRAADPDRALFLADGFSCRTQIAQLDGRRARHLAEVLAEAL from the coding sequence GTGACCGGACTTGAGCGGGCGCTGCGGGCGGCGGTGCGCGGCACGGTGGACTTCGGTGCGGCGGCGCGGGCACTGGCCACCATGGACGCCTCCAACTACCGGCGGGTGCCGGTGGGCGTGGTGGCCCCGCGGGATGCCGAGGACGTGGCGGCGGTGCTGCGGGTGTGCGCCGAGCAGGGCGTGCCGGTGGTGCCGCGCGGCGGCGGTACCTCGATCGGGGGGCAGGCCACCGGGACCGGCATCGTGATCGACTTCACCCGCCACATGGCGGGACTGCTCGCGCTCGACCCCGCGGCCCGTACCGCGGTGGTGCAGCCCGGGCTGGTCCTGGACAGCCTCCGGGCCGCCGCCGCTCCGCACGGTCTGACCTTCGGGCCGGACCCGTCCACCCGGTCCCGCTGCACCCTCGGCGGGATGATCGGCAACAACGCCTGCGGGCCGCACTCGGTGGCCTGGGGGAGCACCGCCGACCAGGTGGCGGAGCTGACGGTCCTGACGTACGGGCAGGCCCCGGAGGCCCGCCGGATCGGCACCGGCTGGGCCGGCGCCCCGGCCGGGCTGCGCCCGCTGATCGAGGATCATCTGGCCCTGCTGCGCACCCGGATGCCCGCCGACTTCGGCCGCCGGATCTCCGGCTATGCGCTGGATGCGCTGCTGCCCGAGCGGGGAGTCGGTCTGGCGCGGGCCTTCTGCGGCGGCGAGGGCACGCTGGGGGTGGTGACCGAGGCCGTCGTACGGCTGGTGGAGACCCCGCCGGCCCCCGCGCTCGCGGTGCTCGGGTACGCCGACGAGAGCGCGGCGGCGGACGCGGCGGCCGGGCTGCTCCCGTACGGCCCGCTGACGGTGGAGGGCATGGCCGCGGACCTGCTGCGCGGCGAACCGGTGGGGCTGCCCCGGGGCGGCGCCTGGCTCTTCGTGGAGATGCCGGACGCGGTGGCGGCCCTGGCTCTGGTCCGGGCGGCCGACGCGGTGGATGCGGTGGTGGTCGCCGATCCGGCCGGGCAGCGGGCGTTGTGGCGGATCCGGGAGGACGCGGCCGGCACCGCGACCCGGCTGCCGGGCGGCGGGGAGGCCTGGCCGGGCTGGGAGGACTGCGCGGTCCCGCCGGCCCGGCTCGGGGCGTACCTGCGCGCCTTCCGGGAGCTGACCGCGGCCCATGGGCTGCGCGGGGCGCCGTACGGGCACTTCGGCGAGGGCTGTGTGCATGTCCGCCTGGACTTCGACCTGGTGTCGGCGGCCGGGGTGGCCCGGTTCCGGGCGTTCTCCTCCGACCTGGCGGATCTGGTGGTGGCCCACGGCGGCTCGCTGTCCGGAGAGCACGGGGACGGGCAGGCGCGGGCGGAACTGCTGCCGCGGATGTACGGGGAGGAGATCGTCGGGCTGTTCGCCGCGTACAAGGACGTCTGGGATCCGGCGGGCGGCATGAACCCGGGCATCCTGGCCCGGCCGGCCCGGCTGGACGAGAACCTCCGCTTCGCGGTGCTGCCGCGCACCGGATTGGCGCGGGAGGTGGCCCGGTGCGTGGGCGTCGCCAAATGCCGGAGCACCGGCGGGACGGCCGGGCCGGAGGTGATGTGCCCCTCGTACCGGGTCACCGGTGAGGAGCAGCATTCCACCCGCGGCCGGGCGCGGCTGCTGCACGAGATGCTGGCCGGCGAGGTCATCACCGACGGCTGGCGCTCGGCGGAGGTCCGGGAGGCGCTGGACCTGTGCCTGGGGTGCAAGGGCTGCCTCAGCGACTGCCCGGTGGGGGTGGACATGGCCACGTACAAGTCGGAGTTCCTTCACCGCCACTGGTCGGGCCGGCTCCGCCCGTTGTCGCACTACATCCTGGGCGGCCTGCCGGCCTGGCTGCACCTCCTCGCCCGGCTCCACGCCACCCGCCTCGCCGGCCTCCTGACCCGCCTCCCCGCGGTCCCCCGCCTGGCAGGCCTGACCCCCCACCGTCCCCTCCCACCCCTGGCCCCGATCCCCTTCACCCGGCAGTGGCGCGCGACGGGCATGCCGGCCGTGCCGGGCCCCACCGCCGTGCTCTGGCCCGACACCTTCACCGAGTACCTCGCCCCCGAGGCGGGCATCGCCGCCACCCGTGTGCTCACGGCCGCCGGTGTCGGCCTCCGGCTGCCGCCCGGCCGGGTCTGCTGCGGGCTGACCTATATCTCCACCGGCCGCCTGAACCGCGCCCGCGCGGTCCTGCGCCGGACCCTGGACACCATGGACGCCCTGGACACCGTGGACGGCGCCGGCGGGGGCCCGCTCGTCGTCCTGGAGCCCAGCTGCGCCGCAGCGCTCCGCACCGACCTGCCCCGGCTGCTCCCCGAGGACCCCCGCGCCGCCCGCCTGGCCGCCTCCGTACGGACCTTCGCCGAGGCCCTCGAAGAGCTCGCCCCCACCTGGCAGCCGCCCCGGCTGGACCGGCCGGTGGCCGGGCAGACCCACTGCCACCAGCACGCCGTCCTGGGTGATGCCGCGGACCGCCGGCTCCGGGAGCGGGCCGGTCTGGTGGGGGAGCTGTCCGGCGGCTGCTGCGGCCTGGCCGGCAACTTCGGTTTCGAGCCGGGCCACCACCAGGTCTCGGTGGCCTGCGCCGGCGAACAGCTGCTGCCCGCCCTGCGCGCCGCCGATCCGGACCGCGCGCTGTTCCTGGCCGACGGATTCTCCTGCCGCACCCAGATCGCCCAGCTCGACGGCCGCCGGGCCCGGCACCTCGCGGAAGTCCTGGCAGAGGCCTTGTAA
- the serC gene encoding phosphoserine transaminase has protein sequence MAEIQIPADIKPADGRFGAGPSKVRTEALDALAATGTSLLGTSHRQAPVKNLVGSVRQGIRDLFSLPEGYEVILGNGGSTAFWDIATHGLIENKSQHLTFGEFSSKFAKAAKLAPWLADPSVISSDPGTHPEPVAEAGVDVYAYTHNETSTGVAAPLKRVAGADEGSLVLVDATSGAGGLPVDITETDVYYFAPQKSFASDGGLWLAAFSPAALERAARVHASGRHIPEFFSLPTAIDNSLKNQTYNTPALSTLFLLNQQLEWINGQGGLEFATGRTAASAGHLYGWAESSKYAEPFVTDPAKRSAVIGTIDFSDDVDAAAVAKVLRANGIVDTEPYRKLGRNQLRIAMFPAIDPADVQALTACIDYVIEKL, from the coding sequence GTGGCTGAGATCCAGATTCCCGCTGACATCAAGCCCGCCGACGGACGCTTCGGCGCGGGCCCCTCCAAGGTGCGGACGGAAGCGCTGGACGCGCTGGCCGCCACCGGAACCTCCCTGCTCGGTACCTCCCACCGCCAAGCCCCGGTCAAGAACCTGGTCGGCTCGGTGCGGCAGGGCATCCGGGACCTCTTCTCCCTGCCCGAGGGATACGAGGTGATCCTGGGCAACGGCGGCTCCACCGCCTTCTGGGACATCGCGACGCACGGGCTGATCGAGAACAAGTCCCAGCACCTCACGTTCGGTGAGTTCTCCTCCAAGTTCGCCAAGGCCGCCAAGCTGGCGCCGTGGCTGGCCGACCCGTCGGTGATCTCCTCCGACCCGGGCACCCACCCGGAGCCGGTCGCCGAGGCGGGCGTGGACGTGTACGCGTACACGCACAACGAGACCTCCACCGGTGTCGCCGCCCCGCTCAAGCGGGTCGCGGGCGCCGACGAGGGCTCCCTGGTGCTGGTGGACGCCACCTCGGGCGCCGGCGGCCTGCCGGTGGACATCACCGAGACCGACGTCTACTACTTCGCCCCGCAGAAGTCCTTCGCCTCGGACGGCGGCCTCTGGCTGGCCGCGTTCTCCCCGGCCGCCCTGGAGCGCGCCGCGCGCGTCCACGCCTCCGGCCGGCACATCCCGGAGTTCTTCTCGCTGCCGACGGCGATCGACAACTCGCTGAAGAACCAGACGTACAACACCCCGGCGCTGTCCACCCTCTTCCTGCTGAACCAGCAGCTGGAGTGGATCAACGGCCAGGGCGGGCTGGAGTTCGCCACCGGCCGCACCGCGGCCTCCGCGGGCCACCTGTACGGCTGGGCCGAGTCCTCGAAGTACGCCGAACCGTTCGTCACGGACCCGGCGAAGCGGTCGGCGGTCATCGGCACGATCGACTTCTCGGACGACGTGGACGCGGCGGCGGTCGCCAAGGTGCTGCGCGCCAACGGCATCGTCGACACCGAGCCGTACCGCAAGCTCGGCCGCAACCAGCTGCGCATCGCGATGTTCCCGGCGATCGACCCGGCGGACGTACAGGCGCTGACGGCCTGCATCGACTACGTGATCGAGAAGCTCTGA
- a CDS encoding EamA family transporter — translation MPTPVPAPTPTPAPTTTTAPAAGAPGTRGPRGSSRFGPVGLVFTAGVSVQFGAALAVMIMPRAGAAGVVALRLAAAALVLLIICRPKVRGYARSDWGTVLAFGIAMAGMNGLFYQAIERIPLGVAVTLEVLGPLALSVIVSRRLVNFLWAALALAGVVLLSGHGSDGAGFGFGGLDPAGAAFAIGAGAMWAAYIVFSARTGRRFPQADGLALAMAVAAVLSLPLGIAEAGSALLVPSTLALGLGVAVLSSVLPYTLELLALRRMPAPTFAILMSLEPAIAATAGFLVLHQALGVTDAVAIALVIAASMGAVRSQTAGPRLQNTP, via the coding sequence ATGCCCACCCCTGTTCCCGCCCCGACCCCGACCCCCGCGCCGACCACCACCACCGCCCCCGCCGCCGGCGCACCCGGCACGCGCGGTCCTCGTGGGTCCTCGCGGTTCGGGCCGGTGGGACTGGTGTTCACGGCCGGAGTCTCGGTCCAGTTCGGCGCCGCCCTCGCCGTCATGATCATGCCGCGGGCGGGCGCGGCGGGCGTGGTGGCGCTGCGGCTCGCCGCCGCCGCCCTTGTCCTGCTGATCATCTGCCGGCCGAAGGTCCGCGGCTACGCCCGCTCCGACTGGGGCACGGTCCTCGCCTTCGGCATCGCCATGGCCGGTATGAACGGCCTCTTCTACCAGGCCATCGAGCGGATTCCGCTCGGCGTCGCGGTGACCCTGGAAGTCCTCGGACCGCTCGCCCTCTCGGTGATCGTCTCCCGCCGCCTGGTCAACTTCCTGTGGGCGGCCCTCGCGCTGGCCGGAGTCGTACTGCTCTCCGGCCACGGCAGCGACGGGGCCGGCTTCGGCTTCGGCGGGCTCGACCCCGCCGGTGCGGCCTTCGCCATCGGCGCCGGCGCGATGTGGGCGGCGTACATCGTCTTCAGCGCCCGGACCGGTCGCCGCTTCCCGCAGGCCGACGGCCTGGCCCTGGCCATGGCGGTGGCGGCCGTGCTCTCGCTCCCCCTCGGCATCGCCGAGGCCGGTTCGGCCCTGCTCGTCCCGAGCACCCTGGCGCTGGGTCTGGGCGTGGCGGTGCTGTCCTCGGTGCTCCCGTACACCCTGGAGCTGCTGGCCCTGCGTCGGATGCCGGCACCCACCTTCGCGATCCTGATGAGCCTGGAACCGGCCATCGCGGCCACCGCCGGGTTCCTGGTGCTGCACCAGGCGCTGGGCGTGACCGACGCGGTGGCCATCGCCCTGGTGATCGCCGCCAGCATGGGCGCGGTCCGCTCCCAGACGGCCGGACCCCGGCTCCAGAACACCCCCTAG
- a CDS encoding sacsin N-terminal ATP-binding-like domain-containing protein, with product MSVRVTADRGGADPFGTARLRRGVLDSWGAGPARFREDANAEEDLALGGYRDRLVVELAQNAADAAARAKVPGRLRITLHAPEPGEGGHGVLAVANTGAPLDASGVESLSTLRASAKRDTQNPADAAERSVGRFGVGFAAVLAVTDEPAVVGRHGGVRWSLAEARELAGGAAQGSPGLGDELRRRDGHVPLLRLPLPAEGTAPEGYDTVVILPLRDAAAADLTERLLAGIDDALLLTLPGLAEVIVETAAGTRTLRRRTEDRAPEHTGATEVTEISEISRLGEHGEFGEGAGTSGTRRWRTVRHGGLLDPALLADRPVEERLRPYWTVSWAVPLDAEGAPVRPGTAAVVHAPTPTDEPLGIPALLIASLPLDTARRHPAPGPLTDFLVARAAEAYAELLDGWHPVTTALVDLVPGPLGKGELDGALRSAILRLLPRTSFLAPAAPSEEQSSLRPFEAEVVEGAGADTVRVLAEVLPTLLPAGLERRAELRTLGVGRLALGDAIERIAGVERPPHWWHRLYDTLAGVDPDRLSGLPVPLAPEPGGAEPAGAGTGAGADRYGTAAGEPQTGRPGGPEWAGLADGLDGLADGLDGLGDGFDGLGPAAGGPRIRTAIGPRHILLPGPDTPAGLTRLGLKVAHPDAAHPLLEKLGAVPASPRAVLNTPQVRAAVAGSLDAGEIWDEDAPDPDELAEIVLGLVRDADLLPGDEPWLAALALPDEDGELTPAGELVLPGSPFAAVIREGELPAVEPELVDRWGAQPLTAVGVLAGFQLVRATDVVLDPDELEPREGDFAEPDDAGLLDAVDVWCEDVLDQLPDTPVPPVATELVAVRDLDLVDDDRWPQALALLAQPPLRDALTQPVRVLLPDGTTESVRPYTAWWLRDHPVLDGRRPAGLRAAGGDPLLEGLYTSADATGFEDEQVLRALGVRTSVAALLDEPGGAAELLGRLADPDRWVTDRQLHALYGALAELDPEQVTLPDELRAVVDGEVVVVDAADALVADAPDLLPLTAGLPLLPVAPAQAAELAELLQVRRLSETVPAEVTTPGEVHEVPEPVRVLLGPATPATYLEHEELIAGGVELDWRLTRDGVLHAATLEGVAAGLAWSAGQWPRRFEVAALLEDPSRTAELARDRWFD from the coding sequence GTGAGCGTGCGAGTGACGGCGGACCGGGGCGGCGCGGACCCCTTCGGCACGGCCCGGCTGCGGCGCGGGGTACTCGACTCCTGGGGCGCGGGCCCGGCCCGCTTCCGGGAGGACGCCAACGCCGAGGAGGATCTCGCGCTCGGCGGCTACCGGGACCGGCTCGTGGTCGAACTCGCGCAGAACGCCGCCGATGCCGCCGCCCGGGCCAAGGTGCCGGGCCGGCTCCGGATCACCCTGCACGCCCCCGAGCCCGGCGAGGGCGGACACGGCGTCCTGGCCGTGGCCAACACCGGTGCCCCGCTGGACGCCTCCGGGGTGGAATCGCTGAGCACCCTGCGGGCCTCCGCGAAGCGGGACACCCAGAACCCGGCGGACGCGGCCGAGCGGAGCGTCGGCCGGTTCGGGGTCGGCTTCGCCGCCGTCCTGGCCGTCACCGACGAACCGGCCGTGGTCGGCCGGCACGGCGGGGTCCGCTGGTCCCTGGCGGAGGCCCGCGAACTCGCCGGCGGGGCCGCCCAGGGCAGCCCGGGGCTCGGCGACGAGCTGCGCCGCCGGGACGGCCACGTGCCGCTGCTGCGCCTGCCGTTGCCCGCCGAGGGCACCGCGCCCGAGGGCTACGACACGGTGGTCATCCTGCCGCTGCGGGACGCCGCCGCCGCGGACCTGACCGAGCGGCTGCTGGCCGGCATCGACGATGCCCTGCTGCTGACCCTGCCCGGGCTGGCCGAGGTGATCGTGGAGACCGCGGCCGGCACCCGCACCCTGCGCCGCCGGACCGAGGACCGGGCCCCGGAGCACACCGGGGCCACCGAGGTGACCGAGATCAGCGAGATCAGCCGGCTCGGCGAGCACGGCGAGTTCGGCGAGGGCGCCGGCACCTCGGGCACCCGCCGCTGGCGCACCGTCCGGCACGGCGGGCTGCTGGACCCCGCCCTGCTCGCCGACCGGCCCGTCGAGGAACGGCTCCGGCCGTACTGGACGGTGTCCTGGGCGGTCCCGCTGGACGCGGAGGGCGCGCCCGTACGGCCCGGCACCGCGGCCGTGGTGCACGCCCCGACCCCCACCGACGAACCCCTGGGCATTCCCGCCCTGCTGATCGCCTCGCTCCCGCTGGACACCGCCCGCCGGCACCCGGCGCCCGGCCCGCTGACCGACTTCCTGGTGGCGCGGGCGGCCGAGGCGTACGCCGAACTCCTCGACGGCTGGCACCCGGTGACCACCGCGCTGGTGGACCTGGTGCCCGGCCCGCTCGGCAAGGGCGAGCTCGACGGGGCCCTGCGGTCGGCGATCCTGCGGCTGCTGCCGCGTACCTCCTTCCTGGCCCCCGCCGCCCCCTCCGAGGAGCAGAGCTCGCTGCGGCCGTTCGAGGCGGAGGTGGTCGAGGGCGCGGGCGCGGACACCGTACGGGTCCTGGCCGAAGTGCTGCCCACCCTGCTGCCGGCCGGCCTGGAACGCCGCGCCGAGCTGCGCACCCTGGGCGTGGGCCGGCTTGCGCTGGGCGACGCCATCGAGCGGATCGCGGGCGTGGAGCGCCCGCCGCACTGGTGGCACCGGCTGTACGACACCCTGGCCGGGGTGGACCCGGACCGGCTGTCCGGACTGCCGGTCCCGCTGGCCCCGGAGCCCGGCGGGGCCGAGCCCGCCGGAGCCGGGACCGGAGCCGGGGCGGACCGGTACGGGACCGCCGCCGGGGAACCGCAGACCGGACGGCCGGGCGGTCCCGAGTGGGCCGGCCTCGCCGACGGCCTCGACGGCCTCGCCGACGGCCTCGACGGCCTCGGCGACGGGTTCGACGGCCTCGGGCCGGCGGCCGGCGGGCCCCGGATCCGGACCGCCATCGGCCCCCGGCACATCCTGCTGCCCGGTCCCGACACCCCGGCCGGGCTGACCCGGCTCGGCCTCAAGGTGGCGCACCCCGATGCCGCGCACCCGCTGCTGGAGAAGCTCGGGGCGGTGCCCGCGAGCCCTCGGGCCGTACTGAACACCCCCCAGGTGCGGGCCGCGGTGGCCGGCTCCCTGGACGCGGGCGAGATCTGGGACGAGGACGCCCCGGACCCGGACGAGCTCGCCGAGATCGTCCTCGGCCTGGTCCGGGACGCCGACCTGCTGCCGGGCGACGAGCCGTGGCTGGCCGCGCTGGCCCTGCCCGACGAGGACGGGGAACTCACTCCGGCCGGTGAACTGGTGCTGCCCGGTTCCCCCTTCGCCGCCGTCATCCGCGAGGGTGAACTCCCGGCGGTGGAGCCGGAGCTGGTGGACCGCTGGGGTGCGCAGCCGCTGACCGCGGTGGGCGTGCTGGCCGGGTTCCAGCTGGTCCGGGCCACCGATGTGGTGCTGGACCCGGACGAACTGGAGCCGCGCGAGGGCGATTTCGCGGAGCCCGACGACGCGGGCCTGCTGGACGCGGTCGACGTGTGGTGCGAGGACGTGCTCGACCAGCTGCCGGACACCCCGGTACCGCCGGTGGCGACCGAGCTGGTGGCCGTACGGGACCTGGACCTGGTGGACGACGACCGCTGGCCGCAGGCCCTGGCGCTGCTCGCGCAGCCGCCGCTGCGGGACGCCCTGACCCAGCCGGTCCGGGTGCTGCTGCCGGACGGCACCACCGAGTCCGTCCGGCCGTACACCGCCTGGTGGCTGCGCGACCACCCGGTGCTCGACGGCCGCCGGCCGGCCGGGCTCCGGGCGGCCGGCGGCGACCCGCTCCTGGAGGGCCTCTACACCTCGGCGGACGCCACCGGGTTCGAGGACGAGCAGGTGCTCCGGGCGCTGGGCGTACGGACCTCGGTGGCCGCCCTGCTGGACGAGCCCGGCGGCGCGGCCGAGCTGCTGGGCCGGCTCGCCGACCCCGACCGGTGGGTGACGGACCGGCAGCTGCACGCGCTGTACGGGGCGCTGGCCGAGCTGGATCCGGAGCAGGTCACCCTGCCGGACGAGCTGCGCGCGGTGGTGGACGGCGAGGTGGTGGTCGTCGACGCGGCCGACGCGCTGGTCGCCGATGCGCCGGATCTGCTGCCGCTGACCGCCGGGCTGCCGCTGCTGCCGGTCGCCCCGGCGCAGGCCGCGGAGCTCGCCGAGCTGCTCCAGGTGCGCCGGCTGTCCGAGACGGTGCCGGCGGAGGTCACCACCCCGGGTGAGGTGCACGAGGTGCCGGAGCCGGTGCGGGTGCTGCTGGGTCCGGCGACCCCGGCAACGTATCTGGAGCACGAGGAGCTGATCGCGGGCGGGGTGGAGCTGGACTGGCGGCTGACCCGGGACGGGGTGCTGCACGCCGCGACCCTGGAGGGGGTCGCGGCCGGGCTGGCCTGGTCCGCGGGCCAGTGGCCGCGCCGCTTCGAGGTGGCGGCCCTGCTGGAGGACCCGTCCCGGACGGCGGAACTGGCCCGCGACCGCTGGTTCGACTGA